The genomic DNA GAACTACTTTCCTTACTCCAATTTGGGTCACCTAGTAAATTATATCTAGCAGGTACTACCTCTTTCTCTTTTCCAGGGATAAATATAGATACCGTATATCCAATTATTTCGGACTTTGCTTCTTCAAGCTTCTCTAATTTCCCATCTTTATTAATATTAATAATTCCTTCTCTGTTGTAACCCCAGTTCCTTTTCCCATAATAGACCAGCCCATACTTATCTTCATTCCACTTACTTACAGTTTGTTTAACTGGAATGGCTTGAACTGTTTTAATTAAAGGTTTTACTAATTTATCTTCATTATAATCAGCGTTAACATACCCATTTAATCCTACAAAAATATCTTTTGATTTATTTTTATTATAAGATATTAAGTAGCTTTCCTCTTTTCCAGCAGCATTTTTCCCATAAAGAAAAGTATCAAATGATGTAATTGTTCCATCTGATTTAAATTCCAAAGTAAAATCATCCGACATATATAACTTCTTTGGCAAAGTATATTTCTTATTTATATCTTCAAAAATGCCCTCTACACCATACTTATATATATTATCACGCTCAAGTTTAACTGATCTTTCGTTTTTTACGCTTTCTATAAACCATGCTAGTTTACCGCCATAATTCGTTGCACTTTTATAAATTTTTATCCCATAAAAAGACGTTATAAGGATAAGTATTAGAACAGAAATGTATTTCCATCCCTTTACATTTAATAATTTGGATGATTCGCGTTCCCTATTTTTCACAATTTTAATTGTAGTAAATATAATGATAAGTATTAGAAATGCTATAGATAATAACCAAATATAAATATTATTATTCATTCTCCCATACATACATAATAAAGCTAACTCATAACAAAAAATCCAGTATACGATTATTACTAATGGATTTTTTAGTAATGATGCCAATATTTTTTTCATATCTTCCTTAAATATGTTAATCCCCCCTAAGTACATCTAATACTTCTTTTTTCCTATATTGAGTATACTTGATTTCACCAGGCACTTGCATACCCCCATATTTACTGTACATCTTCATTACATATCGGTTAAATCTAAAATAATAAAATGCGTATAAAAAAGCACTCTATCTTGTAAAGATAAGTGCTTTTTTCTTGATTATATTTTTTATTCAATATACAGCCAATAATACTTCATGTTGGTACACAAGGCATGATTAATTTCGGATCAATATTTATGATACAGTTCACCGTAACTAATCTAAATAAGTTTACTTTTTATTATCTTTATAATTGAATTTAACAAAAAAGGTAGTGCCTTCCGATCCTGTTTGAATTTCTATTTTTGCATTATGGCGGGCAGCAATGGCATAACATACACCTAACCCCAATCCAGTTCCATTATCTTTGGTCGTGTAAAATGGCGTACCCAGTTTCTCTAAGACTTCAGGCCTGATACCTTTTCCTTGATCGTGCACTGCAAGCACCACACAATTTTGACCTTCCTTGTAGGTGCTAATGGTTAGAACTTTCCCTGTATTCATCGCTTCTAAGCCATTACGATATAGATTCATTAATAATTGCCGTATCTCATTACGATTTAAAAGTAATTCCGGAATGTCATTTGTATCGACTTGAATATATTTATTTTGATTATACGTATCAATCTTTATTAAAGGGATAATATCGCGGATAATTGAATTTAAATCTAACATCTGCAAATCTAATTTCCTTGTATTACCCATTGAGAGAAATTCAGTAATAATAGAATTGGCACGGTTAAGTTCTTCAATCATTAAATGAAAGTACTTATTATGTTTCTCATAGGTATTCTCTTCTTTTAATAACTGCAAAAATCCTAGTACCGTTGTCATTGGATTTCTAATTTCATGGCTGATACCTGCTGCCATTTGCCCTATTAAATCAATGTTAGATAATCTTTTCAATTCCTGTTCATATTTCTTTTTTTCCGTTATGTTTTTAAAAATACAGCAAATACCATCATCATACGGGTATGCAATAACTTCGTGCCAATATTCATCTGCAGTAGAAAGAAATTCGAAATGAACTGTAGTTCGCTCTGACATCGCACGATGAAATTCCTTATACATAACTGTGTCGATGTCACTCGGGAAAACATCCCATATATTCTTTCCTAATACATCTTTTGCTGTTTTTCTTTGCGGAAAATATTGGTGCTTATTTACGTACGTAAATTCCCATTTATTATTTAAAGTAAAGAATCCATCCGTAATACATTCAATCACACTTGTAACTTTTTCATTAGCAGCAGCTAGCTCTCCCGTTCGCTCTTTCACTATGCTTTCTAGTTGATCCATATATAACAAATTTGAAAACGTAGGGGCTGTGGCATCAACGATAGATTTTGCTAGTTGAATTTGAGAATTATCGTAATTGTGAGCTTTTCCTTCTTTGCCAACGACGATTACCCCTAATACTTCTCCCACTGAAACCAATGGAATCATCAATAGATCCTTACTATCTATATTTTTTGTTTGAATAACCTCTTGGATCTTGGCTTCATAGCTTTTCTCTGTCCGATCCGCTTCTGTCCAATCACAGCCCTTACTTAATTTCATTGTTTTAATCGTTGTTTTATCTAGCGGATCTAGAAGATGGGCAGTCATATTTTTACTCTCTAAAATCTGTTCTAAGTAAAAAAAGCATTTATCAAAACTCTCCTGTATCGAAGAACACATTGATAAATCACGGGTAACATTTAGTAACAGCTGCTTCTCAGCAATAAGGTTTTCCTTTTGTGTTAAATTATTTGCGTTTTGAATTGCGACCGCGGCCATATTTACATAAGCTTCAACACTTTGAATTTCTGAATCTGTTAAGTTCATCGGAATCCCATAATCAAATAAAAAAAACAGACCAAATAACTCTTGCCTAAATGAGATAGGCAGAGCTAATAAGGACTTAATTTTAAACGCATCAACTGGTCTCGGATCTGGTCGATGATCCTTTGAGGTATCAGGAATATAGATGGTTTTTTTCGTTTCAATAACTTCTTTTGCCAGTAAGTCTATTTCAGGATCAATTACCTGAGTATCGAGCGTTACGCCATTTATGGTCTCTGGTTTTCCTGCAAACCCTCTAAATGTTCCATCTTCCTGTGGTAAATAAATTCCAACAGCATCGCACCTAACAATCTCCTCTGATATCGCCATTGTCACACGCTGCAATACTTCACGTAGTTCTAATTTCGTATTTATTATTTTTGTTATATTCGCGAGCCTAGAATATCTCGTCTGATCACTTACCATTCACATAGCCTCCAGTTATAGGCATAATAAAATAAATATGATAATATCAGTGTCCTACCTTTATTTTACATAGAATATCTTACTTATGATACGGTTCACCGTAATAGGAGTAAGTGAGGTTTATTTAATTGTACAAATTTATAACCTTCAAAATCTCCTCAGCTAAATTATTAATAGCCACTCTATTCGACCCTTCAATATATATCACTTCTTTTCCTTGCTCTATGGCCTCTTTATGATCCGCCTGTGACCAAACTATCTTACCCTGTATTTTTTGTAGTTCCTCTATAAATAAACTCTTTAGTTTTCTATAATATGTTTTGTCGTCCTTGTTTTCAGGAATTTGTTTATCTACTTGGTTAAAAATTCGTGGAAATACCTTTAACATTGCACCAATTCCTAATGTTTTAGGAAGCTGTGATTTTTTCTCTTTCAAAACATAGTGCGCTTTTTCACTTAGGTTTATATCTCCTATGGACACAGGCCAGTCATCTGGGAAAACTTCCCTAATGGCATTAAAGTAGTTCAATAAAATATTAAACTGAGTACTAAGGTCATAATTAGAAAGTATCCCATTATACACTAATGGGTAGATTTCTTCTACCAAGAATGCTTGCGAGACCGCCCCTTCACCTGTACCTAACATTCTAATTTGTTTATATAAAGGTGATTTTTCATTGTTATATAGCGTAATACAAATACGGTGACAATTTTGTACAATTTCAATTTCTTTATTATTTAATTTCATAGCTTGATTTGAATCTAACATTGGTGCTAAATCATATATCAAGGATTTATCAACTGCTTTTTGCGTCGAGTTAATATCCACAAATACCTTTGCTGAAGTCGATAGGGATACTCCAAATAATAATACGATAGGAAGTTCCATGTTATCAATATCTTTATCTTCACTACTAAATAATCCAGCTAGTCTATGCTGCCCATCAATTGCTGTTAGTTCATAATCTTCATTAAGTTCAATTTTATACATACCTAACTCTTCATTTACAGGATCTATAAAAGATTCATAATCCTCTTCTATACTCCTGTTTTCAATTTTTTTATTAAAGCAACCTAAAATTAGCGCATTAGGCAAAAAATTGTCGCTTTGCCTAATATATTTTGCTATAGATTCTAATTTAAGCAATTGTAACTGTCTCTGTACACGTTCAGGCCCATAAGACACTCGAAGGCCCCTTTTCTCTATACCTTCTAGATACTCTACAAATTTTTGTTGTTCCCGATCTTTTAAAGTTTCTAAATATGGATATCTAAAATTTAATACCACTAACTTTTTTAATTCTTTTACTTTTAATTTTGATATGTAAATCTCTTCTTTTTTTTGAATTACCTTTATTAAGGGAACCTTCATGAACATTTCCACCTCTATCCTATATAATTCCTATTTCTTCTTGCATATCCTCAACAACTTGTTGTCCCCTCATTACTGAATTATCGAAACTCTCAATAACTCCCTGAATGTTTTTTACAACAATTATATTTCTATTACTTAACATCCTCACAAATAAATAAATTAAATCGATTAATAGAACTAGCCCAGTTCCCGCTATTAAATTCACCGTTAATGGTAAATTAAAAAGGAACCCTACACCATTGCTATTTGAGGTGATTTTATCCCATTTGGAAAATAAATATGTGGTACTCATTAAAAAAAGTAAAAGTGTGATAGCATATTTTACAAATTCAGATTTAGACATAAATGAATTTTTCTCTAAATCCGTCTCAATCACATAATTATCTCCATGTATATCCCCTGTCAAATAGTCGTAAGCATATATCTTACATTTAGAAGACGTTAAAAACTTAAATGATATTTTTTTCTTAACCTTATCTTTAATTATTCCTAAAACTGAAGAAATAGAATCCTCTATTTGCTTATTTTGCGTCAAAATTATCACTGACAAGGTCTTACTTTCGTTTCCTATTAATCCATTATGCATGTCTTTAAATATAAAATATTCAAACTCTTGCTTCTTATCATAAGCAATAATTTGCTTCGAATCATACAAAGATCTCATTTTTTCATTTAAATTATTCCAACACTTTCTTAAATGGTTATTATACTTTGTTTCATTAAAGTCTGGATCGCTGATACTATGAGAACAAGTTTCAATATAAATTTCTTTCATCATAGCTACAACTTCCTTTTCCTTTATCCATGGCAATTTAGACTTCCTAATTGAAGCCTTTAATTCGATAACTAGCAAAAAATTCCCCTCCCCCTTTAACACTAACCGTTTCTATTATACAAGAAAACTCCCCCTACAATAAGAGCACTCTACTTACATAAATTTTGGACAATATTTTAAATAATACACTTCTACTTCCTTATACCTATGGAAATAAGCTCTATTGGTGTCATATTGTTCACCTCTTTAATCTAAAATTATACAAGGAGGAATAAACTGTATTCCTCCTATTTTCAATTAATTAACATATTAGCTTTTACACTAAATATATCTGTAGGTATCCTAAACAAAGCTAATAGGCTTAACTAATTCCCCATCTTTTAGTAAACCCATTCCAATATCTAGCAAACCCCGTTTATCTTGCAATAGATAAACAATATTGGATACACCACCATTATAGTAGAATATCCAACACTTTAATTCATCTTTGATTTCATTCGGAATCATAGCCTTAACTTCCTCATTTTGAATCATTGTTGCTGATAATGTTCTAATATCTACTATCCATTCCTTCTCAGCAAGATGTGGATGATGTTCCTCAATATAATCCCTAAATAGTCTAATAATGCTCATATACTATTCACTCCTTTTTATAAGTCAATAACAATAGGAAAAGAGGGAGAAAGTTCATCATTTCATAATGAACTCTCCCCCTCTCAAATGTTAAAATGTTGAATGACTTCTTCATTAAAAATAATAATAAAAAAGATTTTTAACTTCAGTTAAGAATCTTTTCATACTTCACTACTTATTCATCCTTTGTTTTACTTCTTCCATTTTAGAGTAAAAATCTGTCTCCATATCCCTTTCAAAGAAGTTAGCTAATTTACACAAGTAAGCAATACAATCAGAAATTTCTTTTCCAAGCTCCTCCGTAATTTGTTCCTTTGCTAATTGAAAGGCTTCTACCTCCGCATAACCTTCAAGCATTTTCTTTTCTGTTATTACAAATAACTCTCTTAATAATTCTGCGATCTCTGCTACCTCTGTTGTTAGTAACATATGATTTGTTAATAGTGATGTTTTACATCTTTCATAAGAATTATCTTTGATATGAAAGTTAAGCTCCCGCTGGTATCCTTTTGTAAACCCCTGAAGTTCTTTCATCTTTCCACCTCTAGTTTCTATCCTTTATCCCCACAATAATAACACTTTAAAATTAAATAAGTGCTTTTCCCTTACTTATTTATAAACAAATAAACAATAACTACTCCCGCCCCAAATCCACATAAAAACCATCGCATCAACCTCTTCCACCTTTCCTAAAAATTCTTTTTGACCTGTAAACAAACTGTTACTGCCAGTGTTAGACCTGCTGTAAAAAGTTTGATTGGATCCATGTAATCACCTCCTTTAAATAGCAATCAATACTGAAAAAGAGGTAGATGACTTATCATTTGACAAGTCATCTACCTCTATTTTCAGTTCTTTTAATACTTCATTATTAAATTTTAATTGGATACTCTCAATTTTTCTATCTTCATTGATTGTGATTTTATGAATGAGTAAATGTAACAACCTTTTTCGTTGTTCCCTAGTTAAAGCATTTTGAAAAGCCTTTGAGAAATTTAATAATACCTCTTTAATCATTTCATAAGAAACAACTTTCACTGTATTTCCTTGTATTTGCTTTCTTAAAGGTTCCATCAGTTCTTTTAATTCTTGTATTTGTCCTTCTAATCTTTTCGCTTTTTCTACATACATTGCTTTGGAAATTAACTCATCTGTATAAGCATCAAACGTTTTCGAAAGCTTTTGTTCCGCCTCATTCATCTGTTTAGCGTACATTTCAAATTCCTTTTGTAGCGGCGCAAATTTTTTTCCATTTCGACTGTTCACACTTTTTACAAGCTCTTTAATAAGTTTATCACTATGCATCAATCGTTGAAGTTTATCTAATGTAAACGCATCTGCGTACTCCGTTCGTACACCATTTGACCGGCACACTAGTGTACCCTTATTTTTCCACGAACCACAAACATAGTATTCAAGAACTCGTTTAGTTCCATCTTTTAATGTGTTTGTAGTTGGGCTGATGACCATTCCTGCCCCACAAGCTGGACATCTCATAATGCCTGTTAGTGGGAATTCACCATCATGTATACGATTTGGTTTACATGAACGACTTTGATAAACATTTTGGGCTACTTGCCACACCTCTTCTGAAATGATTGGTTCATGTTCCCCTTTTTGAATGATCGGATTAGGATTGATATTATTTCGTCTTTTCTCATTCCAATCTTTACGAACGTTGTATCGAATATAACCAGCATAAACTGGATTCGTAACAATTATTTTAATTGCATTCAATGAAAAAGTTTTGCCCTTTTTTGTTCGGTATCCCTTTTTATTGATACAGTTAGCAATTGATTTATAACCGTGTCCAGAACCATACATTTGAAAAATCAACTGAACAGTATTTGCCTCTCTTTCATTGATAACAAGATGCGTATCTTTACGTTTCCTATTATCACTTGATATCTCTACAACATCATATCCCAGCACTTGTCCACCATTCCAACGTCCTTCCTTTGCCCTAGCTATCATCCCCATCTTTACATTTTCCGCAATATTGTTACGTTCATATTCAGCAATAGCAGCCATCAGTTGAAATTGTAATTTTCCAGGCGGGGTTTCTGTTTCATACTTTTCTGTATACGAGCGAAAAGCGATGTTTTTACTATTTAATTTTTCAACAATGTTCATTAAGTCCAAACTTTTACGTGCCAAACGATTCATTTTCCAAACAAGTACTACTTCAAATTTCTTTTGTTCTGCATCATTCAACATTCTCTGGACTGCCGGTCGCCCCGAAATATTTTTTCCACTAATTCCTCTATCCACGTACTCATCATAAACCAAATATCCTTCACTCTTACAAAATTCATTGAGGACACGTAATTGTTCATCAATACTGTAACCTTCTTCGGCTTGTTCAATAGTAGATACTCTTGCGTAAATTGCTACAGTTTTAGTTTCCGTATTCTCTATCATTTTGCATCAGTTCCCCCTTCTTGTTTTAGATAATTAATTAGCATTGAAGTTAAAATAGCAAGTACTTCATTTATATTTTCTTTTTCCATTATCAAAGCCTCACTTTTATAATATATATCTATAATTTCTCTTATTACATTTAGTGGTCAAAAAAGAAAAGGCGAAAAACTTTTCGAAAAAAATGAATAACATAATTTTAAAACTTTTCAGCTTAAAGCCAATTTGACCACTAAATTAGTTAAAATGATTCTAATTTAATCCCTTCAAAGTATTCATGACCTTGAATTCGTTTTTCCACAATAGATAATTCCTTACTATCTATCACATTCATTAAGTCCTTATAAAACCTTTGGCGTGTGCGAATACGATCAATCTCATTTTGCTCACACCAAAGTTTAAAGTGATTGTATAATTCACTACGTTTTAATTTAGAAGATGCATCATATACAACGATAGATTCAAAAAAATTAAGAACTGGATTCTGCGATAAGCGGTATTTCCTCAACTCTTCTTTGATTACCGATGAGCAGCTAAATACATAGTTGTTTTCTCTTAATCTTTTGAGCCCTTCAATAGCCCAATTAAAAATACCAGGTAATTCTTCAGTTAATTCCATTAGTAAATCTCGGTTTTGTTCTGACTCACTAAATGTACGTTTAAAAGGAATAATACACATCCTACGAAAATAGCCATTTGTTAAATCATTTGTATCCGGTAGCTCGTTACCCAAAAACACCAGTCTACATTTTGACTTATAGTTAGTAATTGAAGGTCTATATTTTAAATTAATATTCATCCCGTCTCCACTAACAATAGCCTTAAATGCTTCCGTATTTAATTGCGAACCTCGCATTTCATTCTCAGGTGCAATGTTAACGGTTTTACCTATGATACCCTCTAGCCCAAAATCCGAACTAAAATGAGAAAGTGGAATACTACTCACATTCTGTTCACCAACTAATATAGCTATGATACGTGCCAAAACACTTTTTCCATTTGCACCCCTACCAAAAAAATAAAATGCTTTTTCACATCTAATTTCTGGGCTCAATAAGTAACCCATTAACTCTTGTATTACATTTTCCAATTCTTTATCATTACAAGTAATATCCTTAATAAATTGCTTAAATGTAGGACAATCTGCCTCGCCATCATATTTAATTGGTATTTGAACTGTAGATAAGAAGTTAGGGTGATGTTTTTCTAACGAACCAGCCTTTAATGAATACATACCATTTTGCAAATTAACGTATTCACGCATGCAATCCAATTGTGATTTTGAAAAACATTCCCGTTTAATAGCTTGAATGGCTTCTTTTTCATGACTACTTCGCCAACTATGCTCTAATCCTTCATTCATTAATATTCGAACAAGCCTCCCCATCTCCGTATCTGTCAATAACTTAAATACCCCCTGTTTGCTATAAGCATAAAGTAAACCATTCTCATCACAAACCATTTTTACTCTTGTAAGAAAATAATCTGCAAATAAATTAGAATTAAATCGATACTTTATCTTTTTTTCTTCATAAATAAAACCTGTTTGGATTGCTTTTGATACCTGAACCGCATGATGCAGTTCAGATGTTAAAAATTTCACATGATCTGAATTAATGGTTTGAATTAATGAGAAGTCTAATTCATCAACCACTTTTTTAGATAACAAAAGTTCCAATAGCTTTTTTAGAGATATATTCTTTACTTGTCTTGCAGCAGCTGCAAGTTGGCTAATGGAAGACAAGTCATTAATATTTTCCGTTAAAGATTTGAGACTGCCATGACAATTAAGTATATGTATTTTTTTTAGTTCAAATTCTTGTATAAATTCATTCATTTATGTTGCCCTCCCAAGATGTTAATACGATTTTTTGATACACCCTTCCATTTGAAAAATTGGTTTTAAAATAGCAAGTTCCTCTTTCACCAATTAAATCTTGTACCAAAATTTCATCTTTGACTTCTCCAAACTGACGAAATTGACTAATAAAATCATAAAATGAAGAATGGGCACTATTGTCATCATAAAGCATATATAATTGATCAATTTCAAAGTCTTCATTTTCATTCCAAACTTTAAAAACCAATTTTAAAAAACGCTGGGAGGTACGTGCAGTAATGACTTCATATCTGTCAATTTGAAAAGCGTACTCTACCTTTAGAGATGTTAATTGATTAAAATTATTGTTTTGCATTAAATTCACTCACTTTCGGTTTATTTAATGCTGCAGCATGTTTAGTTTAGATTCGAATCTGCAAATAAGAGCTATTTACAAGTTTTATTAAAAGCTATATTCAACTATAAAATCAACAATTAAATTATTATATTAGAATAATTTAATTTCGGTGAAAAAAAATAAAAAGACGTTTGTAATTAGTCCATAACTACAAACGTCTGAAAATAAACATGTCTAAAATGTGAACTTCTATTTTTTTAATAACTTTTCATAAACTTTTTCTCCATCTTTTAAGCAAATTAAAAAGAGTGGATAATTTGCATTGGCATTGGCATCGGATACCATACAAACCATCCACTCATTTTCTTCTGTATCATAAACATATGTGTGAACTAATACTAAATCAGGAGTAATTGCCAGTAATACTTCTGACAGGAGATTCTCATCCAGATCTTCCTTATATAAAAGCATAGTTTCTTCCCCTACCTGTTCTTCATCAATAACTACACTAAATTTGTAATTCATGAAGCTACAAAATCCTTCTAATCCTAAATCCATTAGTATCTCCTCCTTATAAATAAAACTGCCCTAGCCTCTAATTAAGGCTAGGACTACTAATTCTCTTTCATGACTATAATATATAATTTAAAAATTCTTTATTACGCCTAAAACAATGCCCCTATCTTTCAAGTTATTGATAAACCACCCTATAATATTTTATATATCTTCTCATTTTTTGGTATAGGTTTATTAAAATAGCATATATTTATATTTTTTCTTATTACCCAATAATCTCTAATTTTTGTATAATAAAGGTAGAAAATATTATTATACTTAGGGGCGGAGATTTTATTGTTATTACATTTAAAAGGTTTAATAGAACAAACTTCTCAAGTATCCGGGGACTCTTTAATAATTCAACCCTATACAACTGGGAACTTAAAAAGCATCCAATTTAAAATAGGTATCGAAGAAAATATTATTAGCTTTACTTTAACAACAAACAAATCGCTTATGACTAGGATTTACGAAATTTCTGAAAATATCGGCGGATTCTATAAAAAATTTATCCCAATTAATGAAACGACTTTAACCTTTGCT from Bacillus cereus G9842 includes the following:
- a CDS encoding WD40/YVTN/BNR-like repeat-containing protein → MYLGGINIFKEDMKKILASLLKNPLVIIVYWIFCYELALLCMYGRMNNNIYIWLLSIAFLILIIIFTTIKIVKNRERESSKLLNVKGWKYISVLILILITSFYGIKIYKSATNYGGKLAWFIESVKNERSVKLERDNIYKYGVEGIFEDINKKYTLPKKLYMSDDFTLEFKSDGTITSFDTFLYGKNAAGKEESYLISYNKNKSKDIFVGLNGYVNADYNEDKLVKPLIKTVQAIPVKQTVSKWNEDKYGLVYYGKRNWGYNREGIININKDGKLEKLEEAKSEIIGYTVSIFIPGKEKEVVPARYNLLGDPNWSKESSSKKKKKNLTNNNEQFYFSKEVGYKLDVTDKALGSTFYSLSKTIDGGETWGVINEDPFNEAVGSASGIIFFNEKLGFLRAARPSGNEGRLYRTDDGGITFKKLSYTNYEVKLESGQAINPFDFPNMPYEKDGVFNMLVGQGADGDYNGNSSILYQSKDQGETWEYVKEVKDN
- a CDS encoding GAF domain-containing sensor histidine kinase, coding for MVSDQTRYSRLANITKIINTKLELREVLQRVTMAISEEIVRCDAVGIYLPQEDGTFRGFAGKPETINGVTLDTQVIDPEIDLLAKEVIETKKTIYIPDTSKDHRPDPRPVDAFKIKSLLALPISFRQELFGLFFLFDYGIPMNLTDSEIQSVEAYVNMAAVAIQNANNLTQKENLIAEKQLLLNVTRDLSMCSSIQESFDKCFFYLEQILESKNMTAHLLDPLDKTTIKTMKLSKGCDWTEADRTEKSYEAKIQEVIQTKNIDSKDLLMIPLVSVGEVLGVIVVGKEGKAHNYDNSQIQLAKSIVDATAPTFSNLLYMDQLESIVKERTGELAAANEKVTSVIECITDGFFTLNNKWEFTYVNKHQYFPQRKTAKDVLGKNIWDVFPSDIDTVMYKEFHRAMSERTTVHFEFLSTADEYWHEVIAYPYDDGICCIFKNITEKKKYEQELKRLSNIDLIGQMAAGISHEIRNPMTTVLGFLQLLKEENTYEKHNKYFHLMIEELNRANSIITEFLSMGNTRKLDLQMLDLNSIIRDIIPLIKIDTYNQNKYIQVDTNDIPELLLNRNEIRQLLMNLYRNGLEAMNTGKVLTISTYKEGQNCVVLAVHDQGKGIRPEVLEKLGTPFYTTKDNGTGLGLGVCYAIAARHNAKIEIQTGSEGTTFFVKFNYKDNKK
- a CDS encoding DGQHR domain-containing protein; this translates as MKVPLIKVIQKKEEIYISKLKVKELKKLVVLNFRYPYLETLKDREQQKFVEYLEGIEKRGLRVSYGPERVQRQLQLLKLESIAKYIRQSDNFLPNALILGCFNKKIENRSIEEDYESFIDPVNEELGMYKIELNEDYELTAIDGQHRLAGLFSSEDKDIDNMELPIVLLFGVSLSTSAKVFVDINSTQKAVDKSLIYDLAPMLDSNQAMKLNNKEIEIVQNCHRICITLYNNEKSPLYKQIRMLGTGEGAVSQAFLVEEIYPLVYNGILSNYDLSTQFNILLNYFNAIREVFPDDWPVSIGDINLSEKAHYVLKEKKSQLPKTLGIGAMLKVFPRIFNQVDKQIPENKDDKTYYRKLKSLFIEELQKIQGKIVWSQADHKEAIEQGKEVIYIEGSNRVAINNLAEEILKVINLYN
- a CDS encoding recombinase family protein translates to MIENTETKTVAIYARVSTIEQAEEGYSIDEQLRVLNEFCKSEGYLVYDEYVDRGISGKNISGRPAVQRMLNDAEQKKFEVVLVWKMNRLARKSLDLMNIVEKLNSKNIAFRSYTEKYETETPPGKLQFQLMAAIAEYERNNIAENVKMGMIARAKEGRWNGGQVLGYDVVEISSDNRKRKDTHLVINEREANTVQLIFQMYGSGHGYKSIANCINKKGYRTKKGKTFSLNAIKIIVTNPVYAGYIRYNVRKDWNEKRRNNINPNPIIQKGEHEPIISEEVWQVAQNVYQSRSCKPNRIHDGEFPLTGIMRCPACGAGMVISPTTNTLKDGTKRVLEYYVCGSWKNKGTLVCRSNGVRTEYADAFTLDKLQRLMHSDKLIKELVKSVNSRNGKKFAPLQKEFEMYAKQMNEAEQKLSKTFDAYTDELISKAMYVEKAKRLEGQIQELKELMEPLRKQIQGNTVKVVSYEMIKEVLLNFSKAFQNALTREQRKRLLHLLIHKITINEDRKIESIQLKFNNEVLKELKIEVDDLSNDKSSTSFSVLIAI
- a CDS encoding DNA primase family protein, which gives rise to MNEFIQEFELKKIHILNCHGSLKSLTENINDLSSISQLAAAARQVKNISLKKLLELLLSKKVVDELDFSLIQTINSDHVKFLTSELHHAVQVSKAIQTGFIYEEKKIKYRFNSNLFADYFLTRVKMVCDENGLLYAYSKQGVFKLLTDTEMGRLVRILMNEGLEHSWRSSHEKEAIQAIKRECFSKSQLDCMREYVNLQNGMYSLKAGSLEKHHPNFLSTVQIPIKYDGEADCPTFKQFIKDITCNDKELENVIQELMGYLLSPEIRCEKAFYFFGRGANGKSVLARIIAILVGEQNVSSIPLSHFSSDFGLEGIIGKTVNIAPENEMRGSQLNTEAFKAIVSGDGMNINLKYRPSITNYKSKCRLVFLGNELPDTNDLTNGYFRRMCIIPFKRTFSESEQNRDLLMELTEELPGIFNWAIEGLKRLRENNYVFSCSSVIKEELRKYRLSQNPVLNFFESIVVYDASSKLKRSELYNHFKLWCEQNEIDRIRTRQRFYKDLMNVIDSKELSIVEKRIQGHEYFEGIKLESF